From a single Prionailurus bengalensis isolate Pbe53 chromosome A1, Fcat_Pben_1.1_paternal_pri, whole genome shotgun sequence genomic region:
- the NEUROG1 gene encoding neurogenin-1, whose amino-acid sequence MPAPLEKCLSDLDCASSSSSDLSGFLTDEEDCAGLQPPASASGTPVPVRRGAPAVPAASNTPRAQDDEQERRRRRGRARVRSEALLHSLRRSRRVKANDRERNRMHNLNAALDALRSVLPSFPDDTKLTKIETLRFAYNYIWALAETLRLADQGLPGSGARERLLPPQCAPCLPGPPSPSSDAESWGSGAAASPCAAAASPLSDPSSPAASEDFAYGPGDPLFSFPGLPKDLLHTTPCFIPYH is encoded by the coding sequence ATGCCGGCCCCTCTGGAGAAATGCCTCTCGGACCTCGACTgcgccagcagcagcagcagcgaccTATCCGGCTTCCTCACCGACGAGGAGGACTGTGCCGGGCTCCAGCCGCCAGCTTCCGCCTCGGGGACGCCCGTGCCAGTGCGCAGGGGCGCTCCCGCGGTTCCTGCAGCGTCCAATACTCCCCGGGCGCAAGACGACGAGCAGGAGAGGCGGCGGCGCAGGGGCAGAGCGCGTGTGCGCTCCGAGGCGCTGCTGCACTCGCTGCGCAGGAGCCGGCGTGTCAAGGCCAATGACCGCGAGCGCAACCGCATGCACAATTTGAACGCGGCTCTGGACGCGCTGCGCAGCGTGCTGCCCTCCTTCCCCGACGACACCAAGCTCACCAAGATCGAGACGCTGCGCTTCGCCTATAACTACATCTGGGCTTTGGCCGAGACTCTGCGCCTGGCCGACCAGGGACTGCCCGGGAGCGGTGCCCGGGAGCGCCTCCTGCCGCCGCAGTGCGCCCCCTGCCTGCCCGGGCCCCCGAGCCCCTCCAGCGACGCCGAGTCCTGGGGCTCGGGTGCAGCCGCCTCTCCCTGCGCCGCTGCTGCCTCGCCACTCTCTGACCCCAGTAGCCCCGCTGCCTCGGAAGACTTCGCCTACGGCCCCGGCGacccccttttctccttccccgGGCTGCCCAAAGACTTGCTCCACACGACGCCCTGTTTCATCCCTTACCACTAG